In Rhodamnia argentea isolate NSW1041297 chromosome 4, ASM2092103v1, whole genome shotgun sequence, the following proteins share a genomic window:
- the LOC115744641 gene encoding gamma-glutamyl peptidase 5-like, whose product MKATSEKRYALLLAARDSDYVKKVYGGYFNVFVAAFGEEGERWDLYRVVDGEFPDMDELHRYDGFVVSGSPYDAYGSDCWILKLCLLLQTLDAMDKKILGICFGHQVLCRALGGKVGKAYTGWDIGLRKVRIVKDLFPCGYLNEMEDIPPALSIIECHQDEVWEVPTGAEVIAFSEKTGVEMFAVGDHILGIQGHPEYTKDILFNLIDRLLNNDCIEKGFAEDAKFALEMAEPDRKCWERICRNFLKGR is encoded by the exons ATGAAGGCGACATCAGAGAAAAGGTACGCCCTTCTGCTCGCGGCAAGAGACTCCGACTACGTCAAGAAAGTCTATGGCGGGTACTTCAACGTGTTCGTCGCGGCCTTCGGAGAGGAAGGCGAAAGGTGGGACCTTTACCGGGTCGTGGATGGGGAGTTCCCGGACATGGACGAGCTCCACAGGTACGACGGCTTCGTCGTCAGCGGCAGCCCTTACGACGCCTATGGCAGCGACTGCTGGATCCTCAAGCTCTGCCTCCTCTTGCAGACTCTCGACGCCATGGACAAGAAGATCCTCGGGATTTGCTTCGGCCACCAG GTGCTGTGCAGAGCACTGGGTGGCAAAGTTGGGAAAGCATACACAGGGTGGGACATTGGGCTGAGGAAGGTGCGGATTGTGAAGGATTTGTTCCCATGTGGGTACTTGAACGAGATGGAGGATATCCCGCCAGCTCTGTCCATCATTGAGTGCCATCAAGATGAGGTCTGGGAAGTCCCGACCGGTGCTGAAGTCATTGCATTCTCCGAGAAGACCGGCGTCGAGATGTTCGCGGTTGGCGATCACATTCTCGGTATTCAGGGCCACCCTGAGTACACCAAAGACATTCTCTTCAATCTCATCGACCGCCTTCTCAACAACGACTGCATCGAG AAAGGTTTCGCCGAAGATGCCAAGTTCGCATTAGAGATGGCCGAGCCGGATCGAAAATGCTGGGAGAGGATCTGCAGAAACTTTCTCAAGGGAAGATAG